From a single Brassica rapa cultivar Chiifu-401-42 chromosome A01, CAAS_Brap_v3.01, whole genome shotgun sequence genomic region:
- the LOC103853266 gene encoding threonine synthase 1, chloroplastic: MASSCLSFNASVSPNHDLFRRHPSSPLLRHRPVLVSCTSSADGNTTTPIETVVKPRRTENTIRDDARLQRSTAANPFSARYVPFNAPPGSSEHYSLDEIVYRSRSGGLLDVEHDMEALKRFDGAYWRDLFDSRVGKSTWPYGSGVWSKKEWVLPEIDDDDIVSAFEGNSNLFWAERFGKKFLGMNDLWVKHCGISHTGSFKDLGMTVLVSQVNRLRKMKRPVVGVGCASTGDTSAALSAYCASAGIPSIVFLPANKISMAQLVQPIANGAFVLSIDTDFDGCMKLIREITAELPIYLANSLNSLRLEGQKTAAIEILQQFDWQVPDWVIVPGGNLGNIYAFYKGFKMCQELGLVDRIPRMVCAQAANANPLYLHYKSGWKDFKPMTASTTFASAIQIGDPVSIDRAVYALKKCDGIVEEATEEELMDAMAQADSTGMFICPHTGVALTALFKLRNRGVIAPTDRTVVVSTAHGLKFTQSKIDYHSKAIPDMACRFSNPPVEVKADFGAVMDVLKSYLGSQTLRS; the protein is encoded by the coding sequence ATGGCTTCCTCTTGTCTCTCCTTCAACGCCTCTGTCAGCCCTAATCATGACCTCTTCCGCCGCCACCCTTCCTCCCCTCTCCTCCGCCACCGCCCCGTCCTCGTCTCATGCACCTCCTCCGCAGATGGAAACACCACCACTCCGATCGAAACCGTCGTCAAGCCTCGCCGTACCGAGAACACCATCCGCGACGACGCCCGTCTCCAACGCTCCACCGCCGCCAATCCCTTCTCCGCCAGATACGTCCCCTTCAACGCGCCCCCCGGATCCAGCGAGCACTACTCCCTCGACGAGATCGTCTACCGCAGCCGCTCCGGCGGCCTCCTCGACGTCGAGCACGACATGGAAGCTCTAAAACGATTCGACGGCGCGTACTGGCGCGACCTCTTCGATTCGCGCGTCGGCAAAAGCACGTGGCCGTACGGATCGGGCGTGTGGTCGAAGAAAGAGTGGGTCCTACCCGAGATCGACGACGACGACATCGTTTCGGCCTTCGAAGGAAACTCCAACCTCTTCTGGGCCGAGAGGTTCGGTAAAAAGTTTCTAGGGATGAACGATCTCTGGGTCAAACACTGCGGGATTAGCCATACCGGAAGTTTTAAAGATCTCGGTATGACCGTTTTGGTTAGCCAAGTTAACCGGTTAAGGAAAATGAAACGTCCCGTTGTAGGAGTCGGTTGCGCTTCAACCGGTGACACGTCAGCAGCTCTATCAGCTTACTGCGCGTCCGCGGGGATACCTTCCATCGTCTTCTTGCCTGCGAACAAGATCTCGATGGCTCAGCTTGTTCAGCCGATAGCCAACGGCGCGTTTGTTCTGAGCATCGACACCGATTTCGACGGCTGTATGAAGCTTATTAGAGAGATAACCGCTGAGTTACCGATCTACTTGGCGAACTCGTTGAATAGTTTGAGGTTAGAAGGGCAGAAGACTGCGGCTATTGAGATTCTTCAGCAGTTTGATTGGCAAGTTCCTGATTGGGTGATTGTTCCCGGTGGCAATCTCGGTAATATTTATGCTTTCTACAAAGGTTTCAAGATGTGTCAAGAGCTTGGACTCGTTGATCGTATCCCGAGGATGGTTTGTGCTCAGGCGGCTAATGCGAATCCTCTTTACTTGCATTACAAGTCTGGTTGGAAGGACTTCAAGCCCATGACTGCGAGCACCACTTtcgcctcggccattcagattGGCGACCCTGTGTCCATCGATAGAGCTGTGTATGCGCTCAAGAAGTGTGATGGGATTGTGGAGGAGGCGACGGAGGAGGAGCTGATGGATGCGATGGCGCAGGCGGATTCTACTGGGATGTTTATATGTCCGCATACGGGTGTGGCGTTGACTGCTTTGTTTAAGCTGAGGAACAGAGGAGTGATTGCGCCGACTGATAGGACTGTTGTTGTGAGTACTGCTCATGGGTTGAAGTTTACGCAGTCCAAGATTGATTATCACTCCAAAGCTATCCCTGACATGGCGTGCAGATTCTCTAACCCTCCTGTTGAAGTGAAGGCTGATTTTGGAGCTGTTATGGATGTTCTCAAGAGTTACTTAGGAAGTCAGACACTTAGGTCATAA
- the LOC103853257 gene encoding WD repeat-containing protein VIP3: protein MKLAGLKSIENAHEDSVWAATWVPATEERPALLLTGSLDETVKLWRADELDLVRTNTGHSLGVAAVAAHPSGIIAASSSLDSFVRVFDVDTNATIAVLEAPPSEVWGMQFEPKGTILAVAGGSSASVKLWDTASWRLISTLSIPRPEAPKPSDKTSSKKFVLSVAWSPNGKRLACGSMDGTICVFDVDRSKLLHQLEGHNMPVRSLVFSPVDPRVLFSGSDDGHVNVHDAEGKTLVGSMSGHTSWVLSVDASPDGGAIATGSSDRTVRLWDLKMRAAIQTMSNHNDQVWSVAFRPPGGTGVRAGRLASVSDDKSVSLYDYS from the exons atGAAACTCGCAGGTCTGAAATCGATCGAGAACGCCCACGAAGATTCCGTTTGGGCGGCGACTTGGGTTCCGGCGACGGAAGAACGACCGGCGTTGCTTCTTACCGGATCTCTAGACGAGACGGTGAAGCTATGGAGAGCGGACGAGCTGGATTTAGTGAGGACTAACACAGGACACTCCTTGGGAGTAGCAGCTGTGGCGGCGCATCCTTCCGGAATCATCGCAGCTTCTTCTTCCCTCGATAGCTTCGTCCGTGTCTTCGATGTCGACACTAATGCCACCATCGCTGTTCTCGAAGCTCCTCCTTCTGAGGTTTGGGGTATGCAATTTGAACCTAAG GGTACAATCCTTGCTGTTGCAGGTGGAAGTAGTGCATCGGTCAAGCTTTGGGACACTGCGAGCTGGAGACTAATCTCAACTCTCTCAATCCCACGTCCAGAAGCGCCAAAGCCTTCTGACAAAACCAGCAGCAAGAAGTTCGTTCTCTCCGTGGCTTGGTCTCCCAACGGGAAACGTCTAGCTTGCGGTTCGATGGATGGCACGATCTGCGTCTTTGATGTTGATCGCTCGAAGCTTCTTCACCAGCTTGAAGGACACAACATGCCTGTAAGGTCCCTTGTGTTCTCCCCTGTAGACCCGAGAGTCCTCTTCTCGGGATCAGATGATGGGCATGTGAACGTGCACGACGCAGAAGGGAAAACGCTTGTGGGGTCCATGTCGGGGCACACGAGCTGGGTGCTGAGCGTTGATGCTAGCCCTGACGGTGGAGCTATAGCAACGGGGTCGAGTGATAGGACTGTGAGGCTGTGGGATCTTAAGATGAGAGCGGCTATTCAGACAATGAGCAACCATAATGACCAGGTTTGGTCTGTCGCGTTTAGACCACCTGGTGGAACCGGTGTCCGTGCGGGTCGTCTCGCTAGTGTCTCTGACGACAAGAGTGTATCGCTCTATGATTACTCATGA
- the LOC103853276 gene encoding pre-mRNA cleavage factor Im 25 kDa subunit 1, giving the protein MGEEAPILDIESSEENATRRNEDSMVDLYPLSSYYFGSRDAVRVKDEMIADRVVRLKSDYAAHGLRTCVEAVLLVELFKHPHVLLLQYRNSIFKLPGGRLRPGESDVDGLKRKLASKLSVNENVLLPGLEVGECIGKWWRPNFETLMYPFLPPNVKHPKECLKLFLGRLALHQQFVVPKNFKLLAVPLCQLHENEKTYGPIISQIPKLLSKFSFNMMEI; this is encoded by the exons ATGGGTGAAGAAGCACCAATTTTAGATATAGAGAGCAGCGAAGAGAACGCGACGAGAAGAAACGAGGACTCGATGGTAGATTTATATCCGCTTAGCAGCTACTACTTCGGTTCGCGAGACGCTGTTCGCGTCAAGGACGAGATGATCGCTGATCGTGTCGTCAGATTGAAATCAGA TTACGCTGCTCATGGATTGAGGACTTGCGTTGAAGCTGTTCTTCTG GTTGAGCTGTTCAAGCATCCTCATGTTTTACTTCTTCAGTATAGAAACTCCATCTTCAAGCTTCCTGGTGGTCGTTTGAGACCTGGTGAATCAG atgtTGATGGTCTGAAACGCAAGCTCGCATCAAAGCTTTCAGTTAACGAGAACGTTCTTCTTCCGGGTTTGGAG GTAGGAGAATGCATAGGGAAGTGGTGGAGACCAAACTTTGAGACATTAATGTATCCCTTCTTGCCACCCAATGTGAAACACCCTAAG GAATGCTTAAAGCTTTTTCTTGGGAGACTAGCGTTACATCAACAGTTTGTCGTGCCTAAAAACTTCAAGCTCCTCGCTGTTCCCTTGTGCCAACTCCATGAGAACGAAAAG aCTTATGGGCCAATCATATCGCAGATTCCCAAGCTTCTTTCCAAGTTCTCATTCAACATGATGGAGATATGA
- the LOC103853285 gene encoding mitogen-activated protein kinase kinase 2, translating to MKKGGFSNNLKLSIPPAGEQSITKFLTQSGTFKDGDLRVNKDGVRIVSQSEPEALSPIKPADDKLGLSDLDMVKFIGKGSSGVVQLVQHKWTGQFFALKVIQLNVDEAIRKSIAQELKINQSSQCPYLVTSYQSFYDNGAISLILEYMDGGSLEDFLKSVKTIPESYLSAIFKQVLQGLIYLHHDKHIIHRDLKPSNLLVNHRGEVKITDFGVSTVMTNTAGLANTFVGTYNYMSPERIVGNKYGNKSDIWSLGLVVLECATGKFPYLPPDEEETWSSVFELMEAIVDQPPPTLPSESFSPELSSFISTCLQKDPNSRSSARELMEHPFVKKYDNNSEINLASYFTNAGSPLATLKNLSGTFSV from the exons atgAAGAAGGGTGGATTCAGCAATAATCTCAAGCTCTCAATCCCTCCTGCTGGCGAGCAATCCATCACCAAATTCTT GACGCAGAGCGGTACGTTCAAGGATGGAGATCTGCGTGTTAACAAGGATGGAGTTCGTATCGTCTCTCAGTCTGAGCCTGAAGCT CTATCTCCGATTAAGCCAGCGGATGATAAGTTGGGCTTATCCGATTTAGACATGGTTAAATTCATTGGTAAAGGAAGCAGCGGTGTTGTGCAGCTTGTTCAACACAAATGGACTGGTCAATTCTTCGCCTTAAAGGTCATTCAACTAAACGTCGATGAAGCTATTCGCAAGTCAATCGCACAAGAGCTTAAAATAAACCAGTCATCACAATGTCCATACCTTGTTACCTCCTACCAATCGTTTTACGATAATGGCGCAATCTCGCTGATATTGGAGTACATGGACGGTGGATCTCTAGAAGACTTTCTGAAGTCAGTCAAAACCATCCCTGAGTCCTATCTTTCTGCCATCTTTAAGCAA GTGCTTCAGGGACTGATCTATCTTCATCACGATAAGCACATCATCCACCGTGACTTGAAACCATCGAATCTGTTGGTCAACCACAGAGGAGAGGTCAAGATCACTGACTTTGGTGTGAGTACCGTTATGACTAACACCGCGGGTTTAGCTAACACCTTTGTCGGGACCTACAACTATATGTCT CCGGAGAGGATCGTTGGGAACAAGTACGGTAACAAAAGCGATATATGGAGCTTGGGATTAGTAGTGCTTGAATGCGCAACGGGAAAGTTCCCATATTTGCCACCAGATGAGGAGGAAACATGGAGCAGTGTTTTCGAGTTGATGGAAGCAATAGTGGACCAACCACCACCAACTCTTCCTTCAGAAAGCTTCTCCCCTGAGTTATCTTCATTCATCTCCACTTG TTTGCAAAAGGACCCAAACAGTCGAAGCTCTGCTAGGGAACTAATG GAACATCCTTTCGTGAAGAAATACGACAACAACTCGGAGATCAACCTCGCGTCATACTTTACAAATGCAGGGTCTCCGCTTGCAACGCTTAAGAATCTGTCTGGTACATTCTCTGTTTAA